The stretch of DNA AGCGAAGCGCAAATGATGCTCGCGCCCGATCTGGATTATAAGAAAATCGGGGGCTTGAGCACGGAGATGCAGGAACGTCTTTCACGGGCGCGCCCAGTGAATTTTGCGGCTGCCCAGCGCGTGCCTGGCGTGACGCCTGCGGCGTTGGTGGCTCTGCTTGCCCATTTGAAATGCGCGGCATGACAGAGGTTTCACGTGAAACGCGAGAACGGTTGCAAGTTTTCGCCGATCTTCTGACGAAGTGGAACGCGCGGATCAACCTCATTAGCCCGCGTGATCTGCCTCAACTTTGGCCGCGTCATATCGAGGATTCTCTCCGTTTGGTGCCGTTTATTCCCAAAGGCGAGAGGCTGATCGATCTTGGATCGGGCGGCGGCTTCCCCGGCCTCATTTTGGGCATTGCGGCGGAGGCGAAGGTCGTGCTGATTGAATCCGATCAACGCAAAGCGGCTTTCTTGCGTGAAGCAGCACGACAATGCGGTGTCGAGGCGCAGGTGATGGCCATGCGGATCGAAGCCGCCAAGCCGGAGCCAGCAAAATTCGTGACGGCGCGCGCCTTGGCGCCGTTAACGCAATTGCTAGCCTGGGCGCAGCCTTTGTTGCAGCCAGACGGTGTTGCCCTGTTTTTGAAGGGTAAAAATCTCCCTGCCGAGTTGACCGAAGCGCAATGCTTTTGGCACATGACACACAGAATTCTGAATGACCCTCGCGCTGCTTCAGACGGCGCTATTATTGAGATAAGCGGTATCAAGCGTGTCGAATAACGACATGGGCAAGACAGCCCGAATTTTCGCCGTCACCAACCAAAAAGGTGGTGTGGGCAAGACGACAACGGCAATCAATCTGGCGGCGGCCCTTGCGGTCAAACGCAAGGTGCTACTGGTCGATCTGGACCCGCAGGGGAATGCCTCCACGGGGCTTGGCGTCGGTTATGACGACCGCAAGACCGGTAGCTATGCCGCGTTGATGCAGGAAGCGCCACCGGAGAAACTACCGCGCGCCACCGAGGTGGAAAATCTGGACATCATTGCCGCCGATACGGAACTTGCTGGAGCGGAAATCGAACTGATCGGCGATGAACGGCGGGAGTTCCGTCTGCGGGACACTTTGCGTGCGCTCGGCAAGTCTTACGACGTTATTCTGATTGATTGCCCGCCGAGCCTAGGTCTGCTGACGCTCAATGCGTTGGTGGCCGCTGACGGCGTTCTAGTGCCGCTGCAATGCGAATTTTTCGCTCTGGAAGGCATTAGTCAAATCGTGCGCACGGTGGAGCGTGTGCGTCGTGCATTCAATGCGGATCTGCATGTCGCAGGCATCGTGCTGACGATGTATGACAGGCGAAATAATCTTTCCGAATTAGTGGCGGCGGATGCGCGGAGCTTTTTCGGCGAGCAGGTGATGCAAACGCTCATCCCGCGTAATATCCGAATTTCGGAAGCGCAGAGCCATGGTTGCGCCGTGCTGCAATATGACCGGCGCAGCAGCGGGGCGCAGGCCTATCTGGCGTTGGCCGATGAGATGCTGGCGCGCGAGGCGTCGCAAGCGGAAAAGGGGAGCCGGTAATGGCGAAAAAAGTATCGCCGCGATTGGGCCGTGGATTGGCGGCATTGTTGGGCGATCAGGCTTCCGAGTTGGCCAAGGCCACGCAACAAGCGCCTGAAGCGGCAAAAGCTTTGGCGACGCTTCCGATCGAACTTCTGGAACCCGGCCCGTTTCAGCCACGGCAGGATATGGATGAGGGGCGCTTGGCGGAACTTGCGGATTCGATCCGCAGCCGCGGCGTTTTGCAGCCCATTCTCGTGCGGCCTCATCCAGAAGAAGCCGGGCGTTATCAGATTATCGCCGGAGAGCGCCGCTGGCGTGCTTCGCAGTTGGCTGGCCTGCATGAGGTTCCGGTCCATGCGCGCCCGCTAGACGATGGCGACGCCATGGCAGCGGCATTGGTGGAAAACCTTCAACGTGCCGACCTGAATGCGATCGAAGAAGCGGAAGGTTTACAGCGCCTTCTCACCGATTATGCCCTAACGCAGGAAGAACTAGCAGGTGCGGTCGGGAAATCCCGTCCGCACATCGGTAACACCTTGCGCTTGCTGAATCTGCCCGAATCCGTGCGTAAGCAAGTGCGTGATGGTTTGTTGAGCGCCGGTCATGCGCGCGCTTTGTTATCGCACCCTGATCCGACCGCGGCGGCGGCGATTGTCATCGCGCGTCAGTTGAACGTGCGCCAGACCGAAGCTTTGGCGAAGCAGCCGAGCCTCAAGGAGCCACCGCCCGCCAAAGCGCCGCGAGATGGTGAAATCGTCCAATTGGAGCGGGATCTTTCTTCTCGCCTCGGTTTGAAGGTGAAAATCGAATTCGATGGAAAAGGTGGCTTCCTACGCGTCGATTATCGCAACCTGGATCAGTTCGACGGACTGATGCGGCTTCTGAAGCCATAAAAATTCGTTTCGGACGCGGAAATATAATATTTCCTCTTGAGGGGTTTCTTTCTCGCTGCTAGAAACCCGCTCACCGGAACGGACCATGGGCGCATAGCTCAGTTGGTAGAGCAGCTGACTCTTAATCAGCGGGTCCTAGGTTCGAGCCCTAGTGCGCCCACCATGCTCCGTCCGGTGTTTTCCCTCTACAATTTAAGCGGACGGTAATTCGTTCACAGTAACGACGCGCCAGATGCCATTGATTCGTTCGATGATCGAGACCGAAAGGTTCTGGATCGAGAAGCGAAGCGCTGTGTCAGGGTGAACGTGTAGCGCATGAGCCAGCGCCGCACGAATGGCGCCTCCGTGGCTGACGACGACCGTGTCTTGCTGGGCGTTCTGATCGGCCAGATCGTCGAGTGCGTGACCAACGCGCGCGCAGACATCGAGCATGCTTTCGCCGCCGGGTGGTTGTTCGGTAGCGGCGAGCGACCAAAAACTATGAGCCAGTTGGCGCAATTTTGAAGGCAACTCCCCATGTGGAAGGTCATGCCATTCGCCCATGGACTGCTCGGTAAAGCGCGGCTCGATGGTGATGTCGCGCGGGCCATACCCAGCTTCGAAAATGGCGCGTGCCGTATCCTGGGCGCGCTTGAGCGGGGACGTAACCCATTGCGCGTCATCCGGCAGGCGGCATCCAAGCGCGGTATAGTAGGGTCGTTGGAGAACGAGGCTTTCCGCGCAGAGATCGACATCCAATGAGCCATAGAGGCGTTGCCGCGCGGAAGCTTCCACCAAGGCGTGGCGAATGAGCCAAATGCGGGTTACGCCGCTTGGAAGCTGCATGGCGTCCAGAAAATGGCCGTGAGGCTGTTGCGTCATAATGATCCTTACAGAAATGGAAGAGATTTAACGGGAAAGCGGCGCGTAACGCGGTTCCGGATCGGCTGCGTATAATTGCGGCCAGGCGCGAAGGATAAGGCTGATCTTCGCCAAAATCCGGCGCGCATCGTCGATTTCGCGTTCGAGGCGGCGTTTGTCTCCCAATCCGGCATGAGAAGGCTCGCCGGAAACGAGACGTGCGCCGGCACAAAGCCGCAACGCGCCAGCAAGGCCTGTCCCGGGAACGTCGGGATGAGGCACGGGAACAGGCTGGCCCAAATGGCAGAGCAAAGCGGCCAACGGCTCGTGGGGAAGCCAAGGGGAGAGATCCGCATTCAACCAGCGATGTAGGTGGCGTGCATCTTCGAGTTCGAGTGGAGCGCCGTTTTGCTGCGGGTCTCGCACAAGGAATGAAAAGATCGTGGGAACATCGTCCCATGGCGCGCGACCGTCCAATTCTTTGCGGTGTAGTGCAGGCGGCTCCAGGCGCGTCAGATCGTCATGCGCATCCAGGGCTTGCGCACAGCTACGCTCGAAATGCACCAGAACTTCGCGGATACGTGCGGGCGGGAGAGACAATAGAGCGTCCATCTCCGCAAGGGAGCCATTCCAGCGCAGGGTCAGGCCGATATTCACATCCACACGAAGGCATTCCGGTGTGACGGTTTTCGGCCACTCGCATTGATAGCCATATTCTTGCAGCCCGACAGGCAAAGGCGAATGGCGCAAGAGCGACACCATGGCGTCAGGCAGCA from Kozakia baliensis encodes:
- a CDS encoding ParA family protein; translated protein: MGKTARIFAVTNQKGGVGKTTTAINLAAALAVKRKVLLVDLDPQGNASTGLGVGYDDRKTGSYAALMQEAPPEKLPRATEVENLDIIAADTELAGAEIELIGDERREFRLRDTLRALGKSYDVILIDCPPSLGLLTLNALVAADGVLVPLQCEFFALEGISQIVRTVERVRRAFNADLHVAGIVLTMYDRRNNLSELVAADARSFFGEQVMQTLIPRNIRISEAQSHGCAVLQYDRRSSGAQAYLALADEMLAREASQAEKGSR
- the rsmG gene encoding 16S rRNA (guanine(527)-N(7))-methyltransferase RsmG, giving the protein MTEVSRETRERLQVFADLLTKWNARINLISPRDLPQLWPRHIEDSLRLVPFIPKGERLIDLGSGGGFPGLILGIAAEAKVVLIESDQRKAAFLREAARQCGVEAQVMAMRIEAAKPEPAKFVTARALAPLTQLLAWAQPLLQPDGVALFLKGKNLPAELTEAQCFWHMTHRILNDPRAASDGAIIEISGIKRVE
- a CDS encoding histidine phosphatase family protein — translated: MTQQPHGHFLDAMQLPSGVTRIWLIRHALVEASARQRLYGSLDVDLCAESLVLQRPYYTALGCRLPDDAQWVTSPLKRAQDTARAIFEAGYGPRDITIEPRFTEQSMGEWHDLPHGELPSKLRQLAHSFWSLAATEQPPGGESMLDVCARVGHALDDLADQNAQQDTVVVSHGGAIRAALAHALHVHPDTALRFSIQNLSVSIIERINGIWRVVTVNELPSA
- a CDS encoding ParB/RepB/Spo0J family partition protein, with protein sequence MAKKVSPRLGRGLAALLGDQASELAKATQQAPEAAKALATLPIELLEPGPFQPRQDMDEGRLAELADSIRSRGVLQPILVRPHPEEAGRYQIIAGERRWRASQLAGLHEVPVHARPLDDGDAMAAALVENLQRADLNAIEEAEGLQRLLTDYALTQEELAGAVGKSRPHIGNTLRLLNLPESVRKQVRDGLLSAGHARALLSHPDPTAAAAIVIARQLNVRQTEALAKQPSLKEPPPAKAPRDGEIVQLERDLSSRLGLKVKIEFDGKGGFLRVDYRNLDQFDGLMRLLKP